The following coding sequences are from one Cyprinus carpio isolate SPL01 chromosome A24, ASM1834038v1, whole genome shotgun sequence window:
- the LOC109095228 gene encoding pentraxin fusion protein isoform X1, with translation MLVPVGLFFCLFYLTPAATEVGLGGKVLLFPTETDTSFAELTPEKPLSLSAFTLCMRVATELQGERDIILFAYRTPEVDELNVWREKDGRVSLYIQSSSNATFFRLPPLSTFQTHLCITWESETGLTAFWVDGRRSLFQLYRRGHSIRPDGIVLLGQDADRFVGGFDASQSFVGEITELHMWDHVLSGSQIKAVYSNQETCVSGNVFDWNTINYEITGNVLVTQD, from the exons ATGTTGGTGCCAGTGggtttatttttctgtctgttctATCTGACACCAGCAGCTACTGAAG tgggtcTTGGTGGTAAAGTGCTTTTGTTTCCAACTGAAACTGATACCAGTTTTGCTGAACTCACTCCTGAAAAGCCACTGAGTCTTTCAGCATTTACTCTCTGCATGCGTGTTGCAACGGAGCTCCAGGGCGAGAGGGATATCATTCTGTTCGCCTACCGCACACCAGAGGTTGATGAACTCAACGTGTGGAGAGAGAAAGACGGTCGCGTGTCCTTGTATATTCAGTCTAGTAGCAATGCAACATTTTTCCGTCTGCCTCCTCTCTCCACTTTCCAGACCCACCTGTGCATCACCTGGGAATCTGAGACTGGTCTTACTGCCTTCTGGGTGGATGGGCGTCGCAGTTTGTTCCAGTTGTATAGAAGAGGTCACTCAATTCGTCCTGATGGCATCGTCCTGCTCGGTCAAGATGCTGATAGATTTGTGGGTGGCTTTGACGCAAGTCAGAGCTTTGTAGGAGAAATTACAGAATTGCACATGTGGGATCATGTTCTCTCAGGCAGTCAGATTAAGGCGGTTTATTCAAACCAGGAAACATGTGTCAGTGGAAACGTGTTTGACTGGAACACAATCAATTATGAGATAACTGGCAATGTGCTAGTGACTCAAGATTAG
- the LOC109095228 gene encoding pentraxin fusion protein isoform X3, with product MLVLFYCLLSLTPAATEVGLGGKVLLFPTETDTSFAELTPEKPLSLSAFTLCMRVATELQGERDIILFAYRTPEVDELNVWREKDGRVSLYIQSSSNATFFRLPPLSTFQTHLCITWESETGLTAFWVDGRRSLFQLYRRGHSIRPDGIVLLGQDADRFVGGFDASQSFVGEITELHMWDHVLSGSQIKAVYSNQETCVSGNVFDWNTINYEITGNVLVTQD from the exons atgttggttttattttactgtctGCTCTCTCTGACACCAGCGGCTACTGAAG tgggtcTTGGTGGTAAAGTGCTTTTGTTTCCAACTGAAACTGATACCAGTTTTGCTGAACTCACTCCTGAAAAGCCACTGAGTCTTTCAGCATTTACTCTCTGCATGCGTGTTGCAACGGAGCTCCAGGGCGAGAGGGATATCATTCTGTTCGCCTACCGCACACCAGAGGTTGATGAACTCAACGTGTGGAGAGAGAAAGACGGTCGCGTGTCCTTGTATATTCAGTCTAGTAGCAATGCAACATTTTTCCGTCTGCCTCCTCTCTCCACTTTCCAGACCCACCTGTGCATCACCTGGGAATCTGAGACTGGTCTTACTGCCTTCTGGGTGGATGGGCGTCGCAGTTTGTTCCAGTTGTATAGAAGAGGTCACTCAATTCGTCCTGATGGCATCGTCCTGCTCGGTCAAGATGCTGATAGATTTGTGGGTGGCTTTGACGCAAGTCAGAGCTTTGTAGGAGAAATTACAGAATTGCACATGTGGGATCATGTTCTCTCAGGCAGTCAGATTAAGGCGGTTTATTCAAACCAGGAAACATGTGTCAGTGGAAACGTGTTTGACTGGAACACAATCAATTATGAGATAACTGGCAATGTGCTAGTGACTCAAGATTAG
- the LOC109095228 gene encoding pentraxin fusion protein isoform X2, producing the protein MMLVPVVLLLSLTPAATEVGLGGKVLLFPYETDFSYVKLTPKKPLGLTAFTLCMRVATELQGERQIILFAYRTPDFDELNVWREKDGRVSFYLSGDGAFFHLPPLSTFRTHLCLTWASRTGLTAFWVDGRRSAFQLYNPGHSIQPQGTALLGQDPDKYLGDFETVQSFAGELTDLNMWDYALTGNQIKALYLNHAQRVPRGNVFDWSTIEYEIKGNVLVVQDD; encoded by the exons ATGATGTTGGTGCCGGTGGTTTTATTGCTCTCTCTGACACCAGCAGCTACTGAag TGGGTCTCGGTGGTAAAGTGCTTCTGTTCCCGTACGAGACTGATTTCAGCTATGTTAAACTCACCCCTAAGAAGCCACTGGGCCTTACAGCGTTCACGCTCTGCATGCGCGTCGCGACGGAGCTCCAGGGCGAGCGTCAGATCATTCTCTTCGCCTACCGGACGCCCGACTTCGATGAGCTCAACGTGTGGAGAGAGAAAGACGGACGCGTGTCCTTCTACCTCAGTGGCGACGGAGCGTTTTTCCACCTGCCTCCTCTCTCCACCTTCCGGACCCACCTGTGCCTCACCTGGGCCTCGCGCACTGGACTCACGGCCTTCTGGGTGGACGGACGCCGCAGCGCGTTTCAGCTGTATAATCCGGGTCACAGTATCCAGCCTCAGGGCACCGCTCTTCTCGGCCAGGACCCCGACAAATACCTGGGCGACTTCGAGACGGTGCAGAGCTTCGCCGGCGAGCTCACGGACCTGAACATGTGGGACTACGCCCTCACCGGAAACCAGATCAAAGCGCTGTATCTGAACCACGCGCAGCGCGTGCCGAGAGGAAACGTGTTCGACTGGAGCACCATCGAATACGAGATTAAAGGAAACGTGCTGGTCGTGCAAGATGATTGA